The Terriglobales bacterium genome includes a region encoding these proteins:
- the pheS gene encoding phenylalanine--tRNA ligase subunit alpha, whose protein sequence is MARKNGILTQINDLWLKAAPNEAKREVGRWVNELKIFVEQQIEKAQERISGGAQVSADKLDVTLPGTRRPLGAEHPVIKTMNDIVNVFRAMGYSVGTGPEIETDYYNFESLNFPPNHPARDTQDTLFIAGQESKPQRERLLLRTHTSPVQIRTMERQPPPVRVVIPGKVHRSDTADATHSPVFHQVEGLAVDNDITFCDLKGTLDHAMKALFGSDVKTRFFPSFFPFTEPSADVAVSCFKCGGKGCRICKQGGWIELLGCGMVDPNVFEFVKGNGYDPAKISGFAFGMGVERIAMCMYEIDDIQLFYQGDIRFLEQFA, encoded by the coding sequence ATGGCACGCAAGAACGGCATTCTCACCCAGATTAACGACCTGTGGCTCAAGGCTGCTCCCAACGAAGCCAAGCGGGAAGTTGGGCGGTGGGTCAACGAACTAAAAATTTTTGTCGAACAACAAATCGAAAAAGCCCAGGAAAGAATTTCGGGCGGAGCGCAGGTCTCCGCTGACAAGCTCGACGTTACCCTTCCCGGCACACGCCGTCCGCTGGGCGCCGAGCACCCGGTCATCAAGACGATGAACGACATCGTCAACGTCTTCCGCGCGATGGGCTACTCCGTCGGCACCGGCCCGGAGATCGAAACCGACTACTACAACTTCGAGTCGCTGAACTTTCCTCCTAATCATCCTGCGCGCGACACGCAGGATACATTGTTCATCGCTGGTCAGGAATCCAAGCCCCAGCGCGAGCGTCTGCTGCTGCGCACCCATACTTCGCCGGTCCAGATTCGCACCATGGAGCGGCAGCCACCGCCGGTGCGCGTGGTAATCCCTGGTAAGGTGCATCGCAGCGATACCGCCGACGCAACTCACTCGCCGGTCTTCCATCAGGTCGAGGGCCTGGCGGTGGATAACGACATCACATTCTGCGACCTCAAGGGCACGCTTGATCACGCCATGAAGGCGCTGTTCGGCTCGGACGTGAAGACGCGCTTCTTCCCTTCGTTCTTTCCCTTCACCGAACCCAGCGCCGACGTGGCTGTCAGTTGCTTCAAGTGCGGCGGCAAGGGTTGCCGCATCTGCAAGCAGGGCGGATGGATCGAACTGCTGGGCTGCGGCATGGTTGACCCCAACGTCTTCGAGTTCGTCAAAGGCAACGGCTATGATCCGGCGAAAATCAGCGGCTTCGCTTTCGGCATGGGCGTTGAGCGCATTGCCATGTGCATGTATGAAATTGATGACATCCAGTTGTTCTATCAGGGTGATATCCGCTTCCTGGAGCAATTCGCATGA